The Nocardioides humi genome includes a region encoding these proteins:
- the cimA gene encoding citramalate synthase: protein MNQPLDLHGSFHVYDTTLRDGMQQEGLNPTVADKLAIARHLDGLGVGYIEGGWPGANPKDTEFFRRAAEELDLKHARLAAFGSTRRAGLLAADDPQVAALRDSGAGVVTLVAKSHVGHVEKALRTTTEENLAMIRDTVSHLRAEGQQVFLDAEHFFDGYRLDRSYALEVLRTAYDAGADVIALCDTNGGMLPGWVSDVVHDVIENAQVRVGIHCHNDTGCAVANTLAAVEAGATHVQGCINGYGERTGNADLVNVVANLELKLDRQVLPPGLLTEATRIAHAVAEVTNVPPASRQPYVGASAFAHKAGLHVSAIKVDPDLYQHMDPAGVGNDMRLLVSDMAGRATIELKGRELGFDLSDNPELVTRVTNRVKELELRGYTFEAADASFELLLAEEVDGRRPSYFDVESWRVITETLTHAQPDEEAVSEATVKLRAAGVRYVVTGEGNGPVNALDQALRAAIEQAYPEIAKFELIDFKVRILDQGHGTDAITRVLIETTDGASSWVTVGVGANVIEASWEALADSLTFGLLRQHRD, encoded by the coding sequence ATGAACCAGCCCCTGGACCTGCACGGCTCCTTCCACGTCTACGACACCACCCTGCGCGACGGCATGCAGCAGGAGGGCCTCAACCCGACGGTGGCGGACAAGCTCGCGATCGCGCGGCACCTGGACGGCCTGGGCGTGGGGTACATCGAGGGCGGCTGGCCGGGCGCGAACCCCAAGGACACCGAGTTCTTCCGTCGCGCGGCGGAGGAGCTGGACCTCAAGCACGCCCGGCTCGCGGCCTTCGGCTCCACCCGGAGGGCGGGCCTGCTCGCCGCCGACGACCCGCAGGTCGCGGCGCTGCGCGACAGCGGAGCGGGCGTGGTGACCCTGGTCGCGAAGTCGCACGTCGGCCACGTCGAGAAGGCGCTGCGGACCACGACCGAGGAGAACCTCGCGATGATCCGCGACACCGTCTCCCACCTCCGTGCGGAGGGCCAGCAGGTGTTCCTCGACGCGGAGCACTTCTTCGACGGGTACCGCCTCGACCGGTCCTACGCGCTCGAGGTGCTCCGGACGGCGTACGACGCCGGCGCGGACGTGATCGCGCTCTGCGACACCAACGGCGGGATGCTCCCGGGCTGGGTGTCCGACGTGGTCCACGACGTCATCGAGAACGCCCAGGTCCGGGTCGGCATCCACTGCCACAACGACACCGGCTGCGCGGTCGCCAACACGCTCGCCGCGGTCGAGGCCGGCGCCACCCACGTCCAGGGCTGCATCAACGGGTACGGCGAGCGCACCGGCAACGCCGACCTCGTCAACGTCGTCGCCAACCTCGAGCTCAAGCTGGACCGCCAGGTGCTGCCCCCCGGCCTGCTCACCGAGGCGACCCGGATCGCGCACGCCGTCGCCGAGGTGACCAATGTGCCGCCCGCCTCGCGCCAGCCGTACGTCGGGGCGTCGGCGTTCGCGCACAAGGCCGGCCTGCACGTCAGCGCGATCAAGGTCGACCCCGACCTCTACCAGCACATGGACCCCGCCGGGGTCGGCAACGACATGCGGCTGCTCGTCTCGGACATGGCCGGGCGCGCCACCATCGAGCTCAAGGGCCGCGAGCTCGGCTTCGACCTCTCCGACAACCCCGAGCTGGTCACCCGGGTGACCAATCGGGTCAAGGAGCTGGAGCTGCGCGGCTACACCTTCGAGGCCGCGGACGCCTCCTTCGAGCTGCTCCTCGCCGAGGAGGTCGACGGGCGGCGGCCGTCGTACTTCGACGTCGAGAGCTGGCGGGTGATCACCGAGACCCTCACCCACGCCCAGCCCGACGAGGAGGCCGTCTCCGAGGCGACCGTCAAGCTCCGCGCGGCGGGCGTGCGCTATGTCGTGACCGGCGAGGGCAACGGCCCGGTCAACGCGCTCGACCAGGCGCTGCGCGCGGCGATCGAGCAGGCGTACCCGGAGATCGCGAAGTTCGAGCTGATCGACTTCAAGGTCCGCATCCTCGACCAGGGGCACGGCACCGACGCGATCACCCGGGTGCTCATCGAGACCACCGACGGTGCGTCGTCGTGGGTGACCGTCGGCGTCGGCGCGAACGTGATCGAGGCGTCCTGGGAGGCGCTCGCCGACAGCCTCACCTTCGGCCTGCTGCGCCAGCATCGGGACTGA
- a CDS encoding TetR/AcrR family transcriptional regulator — protein MPKPLPLLTAAPVVRRDAARNREALLQAAAELVERCGVADLTTDAVAARAGVGKGTVFRRFGSREGLMASLLDHREQEWQASVISGPPPLGPGAPPMERLLAFGASRLRHHREQAALIEAAGSTWGENYAVLGFVALHVRMLLTQLGVHGDLGYLATALVAPLSVPVLRQQIDVGGLTEEQVIAGWTDLVRRVVGADSPA, from the coding sequence ATGCCGAAGCCCCTCCCCCTGCTCACCGCGGCGCCCGTCGTACGACGCGACGCGGCCCGCAACCGGGAAGCGCTCCTGCAGGCCGCGGCCGAGCTCGTCGAGCGCTGCGGCGTCGCCGACCTCACCACCGATGCCGTGGCGGCTCGGGCGGGGGTCGGCAAGGGGACGGTGTTCCGCCGGTTCGGGAGCCGCGAGGGCCTGATGGCCTCGCTGCTCGACCACCGCGAGCAGGAGTGGCAGGCCAGCGTCATCAGCGGCCCGCCACCGCTCGGACCGGGCGCGCCGCCGATGGAGCGGCTGCTCGCCTTCGGCGCGTCCCGGCTGCGCCACCACCGCGAACAGGCCGCGCTGATCGAGGCGGCGGGCAGCACGTGGGGCGAGAACTACGCCGTGCTGGGGTTCGTCGCGCTCCACGTCCGGATGCTGCTCACCCAGCTCGGCGTGCACGGCGACCTCGGCTACCTCGCGACCGCCCTGGTCGCTCCCCTGAGCGTTCCCGTGCTGCGCCAGCAGATCGACGTCGGCGGCCTGACCGAGGAGCAGGTGATCGCGGGCTGGACCGATCTCGTACGCCGCGTGGTCGGCGCCGACTCCCCCGCCTGA
- a CDS encoding NAD(P)H-dependent oxidoreductase: MTDTQKTRVAVLVGSLRADSVNRKLAELLRDEAATDVVLDIVEGLDRLPFYNEDIDGENAPAAAVAVRERVALADRVLAVTPEYNGTLPAVLNNAIDWLSRPYGAGAISGKPFAVIGTTPTPYGGKWAHEDAARSAGIAGAKVVADATVSHPAGEGDVLVDRDARAKLHDAIAKLVAFAPETTAA, translated from the coding sequence ATGACTGACACCCAGAAGACCCGCGTCGCCGTGCTCGTCGGCAGCCTCCGCGCCGACTCCGTCAACCGCAAGCTCGCCGAGCTCCTGCGCGACGAGGCGGCGACCGACGTCGTGCTCGACATCGTCGAGGGGCTCGACCGGCTCCCCTTCTACAACGAGGACATCGACGGCGAGAACGCTCCCGCCGCCGCCGTGGCCGTGCGCGAGCGGGTCGCCCTGGCCGACCGCGTGCTGGCCGTGACCCCGGAGTACAACGGCACCCTCCCGGCCGTGCTCAACAACGCCATCGACTGGCTCTCGCGTCCCTACGGCGCCGGCGCGATCAGCGGGAAGCCGTTCGCGGTCATCGGCACCACGCCCACGCCGTACGGCGGCAAGTGGGCCCACGAGGACGCCGCCCGCTCCGCCGGCATCGCCGGCGCGAAGGTCGTCGCCGACGCGACCGTCTCCCACCCGGCCGGCGAGGGCGACGTGCTCGTCGACCGCGACGCCCGGGCGAAGCTGCACGACGCCATCGCCAAGCTGGTGGCGTTCGCGCCGGAGACCACCGCCGCCTGA
- a CDS encoding amidase: MAELHDLTALEQGELIRTGEISPVELTDHYLERAARLPQEYVDGAFVLRDPDAARRRAREVAAVGPVGDGASPLAGVPTAIKDLNLTRGVPTAFGSPVFADYVPEVSDGVTLAIEDAGMVSLGKTSTPEFGSPCYTEPEGRPPAVTPWDPTRMAGGSSGGAAAAVAAGLVPVAQGSDGGGSIRIPASCCGLVGLKPTRGRISGFPMYGDPVGLAVSGSIARTVADAAALLDVLAGRRAGDPAWAPDPAGTFLSAAGREPGRLRIACFDTPVIADADVHPEVQRAYDDATRLLASLGHAVEDVPVPLPPEAVAVFETCWAVLTALSTVPLGPGQREQLRPLTRWLGKRGEAVSGPEFGLAIGAMRRYAADALVALAPYDIVLTPTLATPPLPVGAIRDDADPAGDFEAQKRFTPWTSAWNVTGMPAISLPLHQTPEGLPVGVMLAARPAEEELLISLAAQVEAAAPWRDRRPPLW, translated from the coding sequence GTGGCCGAACTCCACGACCTGACCGCCCTCGAGCAGGGGGAGCTGATCCGCACCGGCGAGATCAGCCCCGTCGAGCTCACCGACCACTACCTCGAACGCGCCGCGCGGCTCCCGCAGGAGTACGTCGACGGCGCGTTCGTGCTCCGCGACCCCGACGCCGCACGGCGGCGTGCCCGCGAGGTCGCGGCCGTGGGGCCGGTGGGGGACGGGGCGTCGCCACTGGCCGGCGTACCCACGGCGATCAAGGACCTCAACCTCACCCGCGGCGTGCCGACGGCGTTCGGCTCGCCGGTGTTCGCGGACTACGTGCCCGAGGTCTCCGACGGGGTGACCCTCGCGATCGAGGACGCCGGGATGGTGAGCCTCGGGAAGACGAGCACGCCGGAGTTCGGCTCGCCCTGCTACACCGAGCCGGAGGGACGCCCGCCCGCGGTCACGCCGTGGGACCCGACCCGGATGGCGGGCGGGTCCTCGGGCGGCGCCGCGGCCGCGGTGGCCGCCGGGCTGGTCCCGGTCGCCCAGGGCTCCGACGGCGGCGGCTCGATCCGGATCCCCGCGTCCTGCTGCGGACTCGTCGGGCTCAAGCCGACCCGCGGCCGGATCAGCGGCTTCCCGATGTACGGCGACCCGGTCGGCCTCGCCGTCTCGGGATCCATCGCCCGCACCGTCGCCGACGCCGCCGCCCTGCTCGACGTGCTCGCCGGCCGCCGGGCGGGCGATCCCGCCTGGGCGCCGGACCCGGCCGGCACCTTCCTGTCCGCCGCCGGCCGGGAGCCCGGGCGACTGCGGATCGCCTGCTTCGACACCCCGGTCATCGCGGACGCCGACGTGCACCCGGAGGTCCAACGCGCCTACGACGACGCGACCCGCCTGCTCGCCTCGCTCGGCCACGCCGTCGAGGACGTCCCCGTCCCCCTCCCGCCCGAGGCGGTCGCGGTCTTCGAGACCTGCTGGGCGGTGCTGACCGCGCTCTCGACCGTGCCGCTCGGACCGGGTCAGCGCGAGCAGCTGCGACCGCTCACCCGCTGGCTCGGCAAGCGGGGCGAGGCGGTGTCGGGGCCGGAGTTCGGGCTCGCGATCGGGGCGATGCGCCGGTACGCCGCCGATGCGCTGGTCGCGCTGGCGCCGTACGACATCGTGCTGACGCCCACCCTCGCCACCCCGCCGCTCCCGGTCGGCGCGATCCGCGACGACGCGGATCCGGCGGGCGACTTCGAGGCGCAGAAGCGGTTCACCCCGTGGACCTCGGCGTGGAATGTCACCGGCATGCCCGCCATCTCCCTCCCGCTCCACCAGACCCCCGAGGGCCTCCCCGTCGGCGTCATGCTCGCCGCCCGCCCCGCCGAGGAGGAGCTGCTCATCTCCCTCGCCGCCCAGGTCGAGGCCGCCGCCCCCTGGAGGGATCGCCGGCCGCCGCTGTGGTGA
- the bioD gene encoding dethiobiotin synthase: MTRVVVVTGTDTGVGKTIATAALAAAASAAGDRVLVVKPVQTGIGSPDPDTPDVDTVRALAGVETVQLAALDEPLAPDTAARRQGVRIPTVREHVARIRELLPSYDVVIVEGAGGLLVRLDAEGGTLLDIARDLTFALIRADGSPVEVVVVCRAGLGTLNHTELTTTALRAVQVEPAGLVIGAWPVEPGVAETCNRTDLPRVTGVPVLAVIPDGAGSLAPEDFRAAAPAWFG, encoded by the coding sequence GTGACCCGCGTCGTCGTGGTGACCGGCACCGACACCGGCGTCGGGAAGACCATCGCCACCGCGGCGCTCGCCGCGGCGGCCTCCGCCGCCGGGGACCGGGTGCTGGTGGTCAAGCCGGTGCAGACCGGCATCGGCAGTCCCGACCCCGACACCCCGGACGTCGACACGGTCCGCGCCCTCGCCGGCGTCGAGACCGTCCAGCTCGCCGCCCTGGACGAGCCCCTCGCCCCCGACACCGCGGCACGCCGCCAGGGCGTGCGGATCCCCACCGTGCGCGAGCACGTCGCCCGGATCCGCGAGCTGCTGCCGTCGTACGACGTCGTGATCGTGGAGGGCGCCGGCGGCCTGCTGGTGCGCCTCGACGCCGAGGGCGGGACGCTGCTCGACATCGCCCGCGATCTCACCTTCGCGCTGATCCGGGCCGACGGCTCGCCGGTCGAGGTGGTCGTCGTGTGCCGTGCCGGCCTCGGCACCCTCAACCACACCGAGCTCACCACGACCGCGCTGCGAGCGGTCCAGGTCGAGCCCGCGGGCCTGGTCATCGGCGCCTGGCCCGTCGAGCCCGGCGTCGCCGAGACCTGCAACCGCACCGACCTGCCGCGCGTCACCGGCGTACCGGTCCTCGCCGTCATCCCCGACGGCGCCGGCTCCCTGGCGCCCGAGGACTTCCGGGCCGCGGCCCCGGCCTGGTTCGGCTGA